A genomic region of Desulfosarcina ovata subsp. ovata contains the following coding sequences:
- a CDS encoding EamA family transporter produces MLSQWILPASLTLVCWGVWSFIPKITTRYIHPMSAMVYEVVGSIIVGSVVLSLLDFRPDINPKGICLAIFTGILGLTGALGFLFAVKSGKVSVVAMFTSLSPVITLALGWLVLKEPITLREGLGIISAFAAIYFFTS; encoded by the coding sequence ATGCTATCCCAATGGATTTTGCCCGCCTCCCTGACCCTGGTATGCTGGGGCGTATGGAGCTTCATCCCCAAGATCACCACCCGGTACATCCACCCCATGAGCGCCATGGTCTATGAAGTTGTGGGTTCCATTATCGTGGGCAGCGTGGTTCTCTCCCTGCTTGATTTCAGGCCCGATATCAATCCCAAAGGCATTTGCCTGGCCATTTTTACCGGGATCCTGGGCCTTACCGGTGCCCTTGGATTTCTTTTTGCCGTCAAGTCCGGAAAGGTGTCTGTGGTCGCCATGTTCACGTCATTGTCACCAGTGATTACCCTTGCTTTGGGATGGCTGGTGCTAAAAGAACCCATTACCCTGAGGGAGGGGCTGGGCATTATCAGCGCCTTTGCAGCCATCTATTTTTTTACCAGCTGA
- a CDS encoding DUF169 domain-containing protein: MEPLKHEPLMEALGLTQEPLGIFYTDRQPSSGYAPRAQVPLGRLAEAPDGEMHWNSCVLGKVRRACRENKAAYFDHTRYGCLGGAFFMGFKPHYEDFEPDLLSTGIPGRFEGERYVDGPETGKAFYDGFEPPRATGRFLVTQPLGLFKKDEQPELVAFFPGPGALIGLNGLTTFVTRDPQAVCTPFGMACCNLIAWPRKLLCMGEQKAVVGCFDINGLKYLKTGGLTYVVPFSLFKKMVAVWPESVLGTRAWKRLKISTDWS, from the coding sequence ATGGAACCGTTAAAACATGAACCGTTAATGGAAGCGTTGGGCCTTACCCAAGAGCCACTAGGCATCTTTTACACAGACCGGCAGCCCTCATCGGGATATGCCCCCAGAGCCCAGGTTCCCCTGGGCCGACTGGCAGAGGCCCCGGACGGAGAGATGCACTGGAATTCCTGCGTGTTGGGAAAAGTACGGCGGGCCTGTCGTGAAAATAAGGCGGCCTATTTTGACCATACCCGTTATGGCTGCCTGGGCGGGGCCTTTTTCATGGGATTCAAACCCCATTACGAGGACTTTGAGCCGGATCTCCTCTCAACAGGCATTCCCGGGCGTTTTGAAGGGGAGCGTTATGTGGACGGTCCGGAAACCGGAAAAGCCTTTTATGATGGGTTTGAGCCGCCCCGGGCAACGGGCCGTTTCCTGGTGACCCAGCCCCTGGGGTTGTTTAAAAAAGATGAGCAGCCCGAACTGGTGGCCTTTTTCCCAGGCCCCGGGGCCCTGATCGGTCTGAATGGGTTGACGACCTTTGTGACCCGTGACCCCCAAGCGGTATGCACCCCCTTTGGCATGGCCTGCTGCAACTTGATCGCATGGCCCAGAAAATTGCTTTGCATGGGAGAACAAAAGGCAGTGGTCGGCTGCTTTGATATAAACGGCCTCAAGTACCTTAAAACAGGGGGCCTGACCTATGTTGTTCCCTTTAGCCTGTTTAAAAAGATGGTGGCGGTATGGCCGGAAAGCGTGTTGGGGACCAGGGCCTGGAAACGGTTAAAGATATCAACGGATTGGAGTTGA
- a CDS encoding YkvA family protein, whose translation MPPESSWIKRWTLRVQRLKTEIHALSLACRDPRVPRQAKLVAILVVAYALSPIDLIPDFVPVLGYLDDLIILPLGILLCLKMIPAEILQECREQAGMAPPAEKSGALFGALIVVTLWLLIGAGVAVWAKTIMARASLP comes from the coding sequence ATGCCCCCTGAGTCGAGTTGGATAAAGCGATGGACCTTACGGGTCCAACGGTTGAAAACAGAAATCCACGCCCTCTCCCTGGCCTGCCGGGACCCCCGGGTTCCCCGGCAGGCCAAGCTCGTGGCGATCCTGGTGGTGGCTTACGCCCTGAGCCCCATCGATCTGATTCCCGATTTCGTTCCCGTCCTGGGTTATCTGGACGATCTGATCATCCTGCCCCTGGGCATCCTGCTCTGCCTGAAGATGATCCCCGCCGAAATCCTGCAAGAGTGTCGTGAGCAGGCCGGCATGGCGCCGCCCGCGGAAAAGTCCGGCGCCCTTTTTGGTGCCCTGATCGTGGTCACCCTGTGGCTGCTGATCGGTGCCGGTGTTGCCGTCTGGGCCAAGACGATCATGGCCCGGGCCTCTTTACCGTAA
- a CDS encoding TolC family protein, which translates to MSPLTVSGQEAIPRFSVEEAVQEALHRNPSMRETSATMAVADESVKSARADLLPKISAGYGYTALKEDPVLKMASGDVQIASRKQYNWNVTAVQPLFSGFALSSRYNIARLDTLSRTLEKDQTILDLTRSVCSACYTLLLAGKILEVRNDEVHALIAHKRDAQLFFSQGLIPPNDRLKADVALSNALQEQERAKANVRKAVIGINRLLNRSLESELVIKDAPMPVQAYDDLAALSERALKDRPILRLVDIGMKQLELVKKASQSAWYPQISVVGSYAKTGDNPSASSNEYSDSDGSYVGVKLEWNFWQSGKIRAEVNRTCRQMEALDAKIENLKAQVLEEVSDALIDCQLARTNIATAEKALSQARENWRITDLQYQQQVATSSDVLDARSFLTQADTNYYRAVYGYLDAVAGLERTIGKKPSSALVFSTHSPTMRKKARLEYE; encoded by the coding sequence ATGTCGCCCCTGACCGTAAGTGGCCAGGAAGCCATACCCCGATTTTCAGTCGAAGAGGCCGTCCAGGAAGCCTTGCATCGCAACCCTTCCATGAGGGAGACGTCCGCAACCATGGCGGTAGCCGACGAGTCAGTGAAAAGCGCCCGCGCGGACTTGCTGCCCAAGATATCGGCAGGGTACGGATACACCGCGCTGAAGGAAGATCCGGTTTTGAAAATGGCATCCGGTGACGTTCAGATCGCTTCCCGGAAGCAGTACAATTGGAACGTGACCGCCGTCCAGCCCCTGTTTTCCGGTTTCGCCTTGAGCTCGAGATACAATATCGCTCGGCTGGATACCCTATCGCGGACCCTGGAAAAGGATCAGACCATTCTTGATTTGACCCGCAGCGTGTGCAGCGCCTGTTACACCCTGTTGTTGGCGGGAAAGATCTTGGAGGTACGAAACGACGAGGTCCACGCCTTGATCGCTCACAAACGCGATGCGCAGCTGTTTTTCAGCCAGGGCCTGATTCCACCGAATGACCGGCTCAAGGCTGACGTGGCGCTATCCAATGCGCTTCAGGAGCAGGAGCGCGCCAAGGCCAATGTCCGTAAGGCAGTGATCGGTATCAATCGTCTTCTGAACCGGTCATTGGAATCCGAGCTTGTTATCAAAGATGCGCCCATGCCGGTCCAGGCGTACGACGACCTGGCCGCCCTCAGTGAGCGGGCGCTGAAGGATCGACCGATTTTACGTCTGGTTGATATCGGCATGAAGCAACTGGAGCTTGTTAAAAAAGCAAGCCAAAGCGCCTGGTACCCGCAGATTTCAGTTGTTGGCAGCTATGCAAAGACGGGTGATAACCCCAGTGCCAGCAGCAATGAATACAGTGACAGTGACGGTTCCTATGTGGGAGTGAAGCTCGAATGGAATTTTTGGCAAAGCGGAAAGATACGGGCCGAAGTGAATCGCACCTGCCGTCAAATGGAAGCCCTGGATGCCAAAATCGAAAATCTGAAAGCACAGGTACTGGAGGAGGTGAGCGACGCGCTGATCGATTGCCAATTGGCCCGCACCAACATCGCTACGGCTGAAAAGGCCCTATCCCAGGCCCGGGAGAACTGGCGCATCACCGACCTCCAATACCAGCAGCAGGTGGCCACCTCGTCGGATGTGCTGGATGCGCGCTCTTTTCTCACCCAAGCGGATACCAATTACTACCGTGCGGTGTACGGTTATTTGGATGCCGTGGCCGGCCTCGAGCGGACCATCGGGAAAAAGCCGTCTTCTGCGTTGGTCTTTTCCACACATAGCCCCACTATGCGTAAGAAAGCCCGCCTTGAATACGAATGA
- a CDS encoding response regulator, whose amino-acid sequence MMIGSKILLVDDEVIFAKNMSRLLDARGYQSTAVNSGAEAIRELENGNFDVVVLDLKMPGMDGLTTLKEIKKLGLFTQTLMLTGHGSIDSALEAVKLGAYDYLTKPCEIDELTAKIEGAWDKKDDLEKKDIQDKIQKVVESPRDAMRLFSK is encoded by the coding sequence ATGATGATCGGATCCAAAATACTGCTGGTCGATGACGAAGTCATTTTTGCCAAAAACATGAGCCGTCTGCTGGACGCCCGAGGGTACCAGAGCACGGCGGTCAATAGTGGCGCAGAGGCCATCCGGGAGCTTGAAAACGGGAATTTCGATGTGGTTGTGCTGGACCTGAAGATGCCCGGCATGGACGGTCTGACGACCCTGAAGGAGATCAAGAAGCTGGGCCTGTTTACCCAGACCCTGATGCTGACGGGCCATGGTTCCATCGACTCGGCGCTGGAGGCGGTCAAGCTGGGGGCCTACGATTATCTCACCAAACCCTGCGAAATCGATGAACTGACCGCCAAAATCGAGGGGGCCTGGGACAAAAAGGATGATCTTGAGAAAAAGGATATCCAGGACAAGATTCAGAAGGTGGTCGAATCCCCCCGGGATGCCATGCGGTTGTTTTCCAAATAG
- a CDS encoding tetratricopeptide repeat protein encodes MIKDEIDSLWIQLRPHLEWAQGFSLILIFANHPVPVALLRQHLADRLQLRTARMHRFTPSSAEDIEALADAVLSCRPGLGHGPIWVELWRQAMEPVWETARRGFLNRLNERRFLLERDVRLPLVLVLPQACRGRLPIEAPDLWAVRTFTATLPVPIAGDEPIAAKPSPPSQDNGTMPPSASEQEWHRLWATTPDRSKINPWDGFEAVDAALDRGDLPGAQTIARQAYDLARLLRQSLGDTPQSLRDLSVSLDNVGGVERDLGNLEAAGSAYRESLEIRRGLRQSLGDTPQSLRDLSVALNNVGGVERDLGNLEAAGTAYRESLEIRRGLRQSLDDTPQSLRDLSVALDNVGRVERDLGNLEAAGTAYRESLEIARGLRQSLGDTPQSLRDLSVALDNVSGVERDLGNLEAAGSAYRESLEIRRGLRQSLDDTPQSLRDLSVSLDNVGGVERDLGNLEAAGTAYRESLELARGLRQSLGDTPQSLRDLSVSLDNVGDVERDLGNLEAAGTAYRESLEIFRGLRQSLDDTPQSLRDLSVCLDNVGDVERDLGNLEAAGSAYRESLEIARGLRQSLGDTPQSLRDLSVSLNNVGRVERDLGNLEAAGSAYRESLEIARGLRQSLGDTPQSLRDLSVSLDNVGGVERDLGNLEAARAAQRESQEIARALPSKKSQVNP; translated from the coding sequence TTGATCAAGGACGAGATTGATTCCCTGTGGATCCAACTGCGCCCGCATCTGGAATGGGCGCAGGGTTTCAGCCTGATTCTGATCTTTGCCAATCATCCGGTTCCGGTCGCCCTTCTGCGTCAACATCTGGCGGATCGTCTGCAACTGCGTACCGCGCGCATGCATCGCTTCACCCCTTCGTCGGCAGAGGACATCGAGGCTCTGGCCGATGCCGTGCTGAGCTGTCGTCCCGGCTTGGGGCACGGCCCCATATGGGTTGAGCTGTGGCGGCAAGCCATGGAACCCGTGTGGGAGACCGCCAGGCGCGGCTTTCTGAATCGGTTGAACGAAAGACGGTTCTTACTGGAACGCGATGTGCGCCTACCACTGGTGCTCGTGCTGCCGCAGGCATGCCGTGGCCGCCTTCCCATCGAGGCGCCCGATCTCTGGGCTGTCCGCACATTCACGGCCACCCTTCCGGTACCGATAGCTGGCGATGAACCGATCGCAGCCAAGCCCTCCCCCCCAAGCCAGGATAATGGCACGATGCCACCAAGCGCATCTGAACAGGAGTGGCATCGACTCTGGGCCACGACCCCAGACAGGTCAAAAATCAATCCCTGGGACGGATTCGAGGCCGTCGACGCGGCGTTGGATCGCGGCGACCTCCCTGGGGCGCAGACAATTGCCCGCCAGGCTTATGATCTTGCCCGTTTGTTGCGCCAGAGCCTTGGCGATACCCCGCAGTCCCTGCGTGACCTGTCCGTCTCCCTGGATAACGTGGGCGGTGTGGAACGGGATCTGGGAAACCTGGAGGCGGCAGGCAGCGCCTACCGCGAAAGCCTGGAGATACGCCGCGGCCTGCGCCAGAGCCTTGGCGATACCCCGCAGTCCCTGCGTGACCTGTCCGTTGCCCTGAATAACGTGGGCGGTGTGGAACGGGATCTGGGAAACCTGGAGGCGGCAGGCACCGCCTACCGCGAAAGCCTGGAGATACGCCGCGGCCTGCGCCAGAGCCTGGACGATACCCCGCAGTCCCTGCGTGACCTGTCCGTTGCCCTGGATAACGTGGGCCGGGTGGAACGAGATCTGGGAAACCTGGAGGCGGCAGGCACCGCCTACCGCGAAAGCCTGGAGATTGCCCGCGGCCTGCGCCAGAGCCTGGGCGATACCCCGCAGTCCCTGCGTGACCTGTCCGTTGCCCTGGATAACGTGAGCGGTGTGGAACGGGATCTGGGAAACCTGGAGGCGGCAGGCAGCGCCTACCGCGAAAGCCTGGAGATACGCCGCGGCCTGCGCCAGAGCCTGGACGATACCCCGCAGTCCCTGCGTGACCTGTCCGTCTCCCTGGATAACGTGGGCGGTGTGGAACGGGATCTGGGAAACCTGGAGGCGGCAGGCACCGCCTACCGCGAAAGCCTGGAGCTTGCCCGCGGCCTGCGCCAGAGCCTGGGCGATACCCCGCAGTCCCTGCGTGACCTGTCCGTCTCCCTGGATAACGTGGGCGATGTGGAACGGGATCTGGGAAACCTGGAGGCGGCAGGCACCGCCTACCGCGAAAGCCTGGAGATTTTCCGCGGCCTGCGCCAGAGCCTGGACGATACCCCGCAGTCCCTGCGTGACCTGTCCGTCTGCCTGGATAACGTGGGCGATGTGGAACGGGATCTGGGAAACCTGGAGGCGGCAGGCAGCGCCTACCGCGAAAGCCTGGAGATTGCCCGCGGCCTGCGCCAGAGCCTGGGCGATACCCCGCAGTCCCTGCGTGACCTGTCCGTCTCCCTGAATAACGTGGGCCGGGTGGAACGGGATCTGGGAAACCTGGAGGCGGCAGGCAGCGCCTACCGCGAAAGCCTGGAGATTGCCCGCGGCCTGCGCCAGAGCCTTGGCGATACCCCGCAGTCCCTGCGTGACCTGTCCGTCTCCCTGGATAACGTGGGCGGTGTGGAACGGGATCTGGGAAACCTGGAGGCGGCTCGCGCGGCCCAGCGCGAAAGCCAGGAAATTGCCCGTGCCCTGCCCTCTAAAAAAAGTCAAGTTAACCCATGA
- a CDS encoding AfsR/SARP family transcriptional regulator: MTQIEFLFFGPPCFRVNGTAVKIGRRKAVALAAYLAVTGKVHSREKLATMFWPESDPARSRASLRKALWLMAKTLGTSWLSIDRETIGFVPHANLQVDVNRFLECAAVLPQKEGEVGENRPEPFQPERINALEEAAQICKRSFLSGFSLNDAPDFEDWQLEQAEYLKGRAAEVLGFLARFGINRGTYSQAVSHARQLVALDPLDEGAQRLLIRLYEKAGHPGLAIRQYEKCKALLEKELGVLPEDKTTALGERIRNTNRDGQINSDNAPPRTNLPARSTCFVGRKDDINALVGKITAPEVRLLTLTGPGGIGKTRLALELAEILMNCFPDGVFFIGMAGLRTPGELAGELLKALGPESDRKTGLEGQIVNFLRHRKALLVMDNFEHLAEGGGLVLTLLEQAPNLNILVTSRIRLMLEGEHLFPVPDLSRPPLSGREKAVAICRAEETWDAVALFLSAARRVRPTVKLDADNFQAVSRICDLTGGMPLALILAAGWMDVFPPEKIADRIRESLDFLRTDIRDMPERHQSILAVLDTSWTCLSKEEKDLLMKLAAFRHSFTLEAVSRVMEIEPETAVRRTTGLARKSLLRADPETGRFEMHPLLRQYAGKRLSASGLEDEVLDAHKHHYLDLARDNEPGLIGERMLACREKMDAEFPNIRQAWFRAVDQQDLFALIRAVKGVYVYFDMHTRYHESKALFQPAKTLVMEMAGAEPCPDMALIPLCWLDMATTERLAARQASELKDRAGQWLRLAVKRKDRSGRAYALLLMGAVAQKEKAWDKAIRLFGLGLKAYPGIERAFWVTVRMGLCRQAQGRMDKAIEYFRQGHKAGTEAGDEIKKAWTLCNIGICEVGKGNLESGQPPLQAAADAFDRIRAPIGMMTAYEELGLISLLNGDLARADSLTDRVLDIAKDLGLALPRFKNALALKGLISIAADHPRRAETFLIQAQEGGQPLFMAHLGMTFLACLTKDPANARFHLEAADKTLPSVHKPHLNLLYLLARAWVWVAAGQDLQAAEALGAVYHHPLYPVGLFRVWNLPGQLLGRLKSGMAPSLAMDG; this comes from the coding sequence ATGACCCAGATTGAATTTTTATTCTTCGGTCCCCCATGTTTCCGCGTGAACGGTACGGCAGTAAAGATCGGCCGGCGAAAGGCCGTTGCCCTGGCCGCCTACCTGGCTGTTACCGGGAAAGTCCATTCCAGGGAAAAGCTGGCTACCATGTTCTGGCCGGAAAGCGACCCGGCAAGGTCCAGGGCATCGCTTCGCAAGGCCCTCTGGCTCATGGCAAAGACGCTGGGAACGTCCTGGCTGAGCATCGACAGGGAAACCATCGGTTTTGTACCCCATGCAAACCTGCAGGTGGATGTGAACCGGTTCCTGGAATGTGCCGCCGTGCTTCCCCAAAAGGAGGGCGAGGTGGGGGAAAACCGCCCGGAGCCCTTCCAACCGGAACGGATCAACGCGCTGGAAGAAGCTGCGCAGATCTGCAAACGCTCGTTTCTTTCGGGTTTTTCCCTCAACGATGCCCCGGATTTCGAGGACTGGCAGCTGGAGCAGGCTGAGTACTTGAAAGGCCGGGCCGCTGAAGTCCTGGGATTCCTTGCCCGTTTTGGGATCAACCGGGGCACGTATTCACAAGCGGTTTCCCATGCCCGGCAACTGGTGGCCCTGGATCCCCTGGATGAAGGCGCGCAGCGGCTGCTGATCCGCCTTTACGAGAAGGCAGGACACCCCGGCCTTGCCATCCGTCAGTATGAGAAATGCAAAGCCCTGCTGGAAAAGGAACTGGGCGTCCTGCCCGAAGATAAGACAACCGCCCTTGGGGAACGTATCCGCAACACCAACCGGGATGGGCAGATCAATTCAGACAATGCCCCGCCCCGGACCAACCTGCCGGCCCGGTCCACATGCTTCGTGGGCCGAAAGGATGACATAAACGCTTTGGTGGGAAAGATAACGGCTCCGGAAGTGCGGCTTCTTACCCTGACCGGGCCGGGAGGCATCGGCAAGACCCGGCTGGCCCTTGAGCTTGCAGAAATCCTCATGAATTGTTTTCCCGATGGGGTGTTTTTTATCGGGATGGCAGGCTTACGGACACCCGGCGAGCTTGCTGGCGAACTGCTCAAGGCCCTGGGGCCGGAATCCGACAGGAAAACCGGATTGGAAGGGCAGATCGTCAATTTTCTGCGGCACAGGAAAGCCTTGCTGGTGATGGACAATTTCGAACACCTGGCCGAAGGGGGAGGTCTTGTCCTAACATTGCTGGAACAGGCACCCAATCTTAATATTCTGGTCACATCAAGAATCCGGCTGATGCTCGAGGGTGAGCATCTCTTCCCTGTTCCGGATCTTTCCCGCCCCCCTCTGTCCGGCCGTGAAAAGGCGGTCGCCATATGCCGGGCCGAGGAAACCTGGGACGCGGTCGCCCTTTTCCTTTCCGCTGCCAGGAGAGTCAGGCCGACTGTCAAATTGGATGCGGATAATTTTCAGGCCGTATCACGGATCTGCGACCTGACCGGGGGCATGCCGCTGGCCCTGATCCTGGCGGCCGGATGGATGGATGTATTCCCCCCGGAAAAAATCGCGGACAGGATTCGGGAAAGCCTGGATTTTTTAAGAACCGATATCCGGGATATGCCTGAACGCCATCAGAGCATCCTGGCTGTATTGGACACCTCCTGGACCTGTCTGTCCAAAGAAGAGAAAGACCTTTTGATGAAACTTGCCGCTTTCCGGCACAGTTTTACGCTTGAGGCGGTTTCCCGGGTCATGGAAATCGAGCCTGAAACGGCCGTTCGCCGGACAACGGGGCTGGCAAGAAAGTCCCTGCTCCGGGCGGATCCCGAAACCGGGCGTTTTGAAATGCATCCCTTGTTAAGGCAGTATGCCGGGAAACGACTGTCGGCATCCGGTCTGGAGGATGAGGTATTGGATGCCCATAAACACCATTACCTGGACCTGGCGCGCGACAATGAACCGGGCTTGATCGGTGAACGCATGCTGGCCTGCCGCGAAAAGATGGATGCCGAATTCCCCAATATCCGCCAGGCATGGTTCAGAGCCGTGGATCAGCAGGATCTTTTTGCCCTGATCCGTGCGGTAAAAGGGGTATACGTCTATTTTGACATGCACACCCGGTATCATGAAAGCAAGGCCCTGTTTCAACCGGCCAAAACCCTGGTCATGGAAATGGCCGGTGCCGAACCTTGCCCGGATATGGCCCTGATTCCCCTTTGCTGGCTGGACATGGCAACAACGGAGCGTCTCGCTGCCCGGCAGGCATCGGAACTCAAGGACCGGGCCGGGCAGTGGCTGAGGCTGGCCGTAAAGCGCAAAGACCGATCCGGCAGGGCCTACGCCCTGTTGCTGATGGGGGCCGTGGCCCAGAAAGAAAAAGCCTGGGACAAGGCCATCCGCCTCTTTGGCCTGGGCCTCAAGGCGTATCCCGGAATTGAACGGGCCTTCTGGGTAACGGTCCGCATGGGGTTATGCCGGCAGGCCCAGGGCCGGATGGACAAGGCCATCGAATATTTCAGACAGGGCCACAAGGCCGGAACCGAAGCCGGCGATGAGATTAAAAAGGCATGGACCCTTTGCAATATCGGGATCTGCGAAGTGGGCAAGGGCAACCTTGAATCCGGTCAACCCCCACTTCAGGCGGCTGCAGACGCCTTCGACCGGATCAGGGCGCCCATAGGCATGATGACCGCATACGAGGAACTGGGCCTGATCTCCCTGCTCAACGGAGACCTGGCCAGGGCCGATTCCCTGACGGATCGGGTCTTGGATATCGCCAAGGATCTTGGTCTGGCCCTGCCACGGTTTAAAAATGCGCTTGCCCTCAAGGGCCTCATCTCCATTGCAGCCGACCACCCCCGCCGTGCCGAAACCTTTCTTATCCAGGCACAGGAGGGCGGGCAACCCCTTTTCATGGCCCACCTGGGAATGACCTTTCTTGCCTGCCTGACAAAAGATCCTGCAAATGCCCGATTCCACTTGGAGGCTGCGGATAAAACTTTGCCATCGGTGCATAAGCCCCATTTGAATCTTTTATATTTGCTGGCCCGGGCCTGGGTGTGGGTTGCGGCCGGCCAGGACCTGCAGGCAGCCGAGGCCCTCGGTGCTGTCTATCATCACCCGCTCTATCCGGTCGGGCTTTTCCGGGTTTGGAACCTGCCCGGGCAGCTTCTTGGCCGCTTGAAGTCCGGGATGGCCCCGTCATTGGCGATGGACGGGTAG
- a CDS encoding sensor histidine kinase: MQDLPSDHLQNGDTPSPDEDRQARYRRLFYRFVLLTLVCSVVPLLLVGWGMNIKYNRLGEEQVMTEFRKEVQHHRKVIELFLEEQSDKLALMAATHSRQNFSRPGFLRSTFDLFNKEHWTLTDLGVIDDQGDHLAYVGPYDLLDKNYKDAHWFKMVMEKGLYISDMFMGFRREPHFIIAVRGNDTDGPWTLRATVDTEAFRSLVENVMIGRTGEVFLVNREGIYQTTPRYSGRIMEPAAIDVGEVHPGIRVRQEAADAGFNGERSVRQIVSTAWLETPQWMLVVRQDKDEAFGAENQANFSVLIFLHVTAATILVVTILVTRYMLNLVKRKDAEADALNSQLMQTSKMASIGELSAGVAHEINNPLAIISTEREIVLDAYRRVGDMDAEFGVQLDDSLNQIDVQIKRCKRITHNLLRFSRRTQSVIDTVDINAFIGEVVDLMAREAKSSGISFLEELSPEVPPILSDLSQLQQVFLNLITNAIDAHENKQYGSISIRTNYLEPDGIVEIVVSDTGSGIPEEKLAKIFDPFFTTKPMGRGTGLGLSICYGIIQRLGGEISVKSVVNQGTDFTIRLPLRSPDAQPDSVHAYDQQVEKAA, encoded by the coding sequence ATGCAAGATTTACCATCGGATCATTTGCAAAATGGAGATACCCCCAGCCCCGATGAAGATCGCCAGGCTCGATACAGACGGCTTTTTTATCGGTTTGTGCTACTGACATTGGTCTGTTCCGTCGTTCCCCTGCTGCTGGTGGGATGGGGCATGAATATCAAATACAACCGGTTGGGCGAAGAGCAGGTAATGACGGAATTTCGTAAAGAGGTGCAGCACCACCGCAAGGTCATCGAGCTGTTTCTTGAGGAGCAAAGCGACAAACTGGCGCTGATGGCCGCCACCCACAGCCGTCAGAATTTTTCCCGACCCGGGTTCCTGCGATCGACCTTCGACCTGTTCAATAAGGAGCACTGGACCCTGACCGACCTCGGGGTGATCGACGACCAGGGCGACCATCTGGCCTATGTGGGCCCCTATGACCTGCTGGACAAGAATTACAAGGATGCCCACTGGTTCAAGATGGTCATGGAAAAAGGTCTGTACATCAGCGACATGTTCATGGGGTTTCGCCGGGAACCGCATTTCATCATCGCCGTTCGGGGAAACGATACCGACGGGCCCTGGACCCTGAGGGCCACCGTGGACACGGAAGCCTTCCGGTCGTTGGTGGAGAATGTCATGATCGGCCGGACCGGGGAAGTCTTTCTCGTCAACCGGGAGGGCATTTACCAGACCACACCCCGGTACAGCGGCCGGATTATGGAGCCTGCCGCCATTGACGTGGGCGAGGTCCATCCGGGGATTCGGGTGCGGCAGGAGGCGGCCGATGCCGGTTTCAACGGCGAGCGGTCGGTGCGGCAGATCGTGAGCACGGCCTGGCTGGAAACCCCGCAATGGATGCTGGTGGTCCGCCAGGACAAGGACGAAGCCTTCGGGGCTGAAAACCAGGCCAACTTCTCGGTATTGATCTTCCTGCACGTCACCGCGGCCACGATCCTGGTGGTGACGATTCTGGTCACCCGCTACATGCTCAACCTCGTCAAGCGCAAGGATGCCGAGGCCGATGCGCTGAACAGCCAGCTCATGCAGACGAGCAAAATGGCCTCCATCGGCGAGTTGTCCGCAGGGGTGGCCCATGAGATCAACAACCCCCTGGCGATCATCTCCACGGAGCGGGAGATTGTTCTGGACGCCTATCGGCGGGTCGGTGACATGGATGCGGAATTCGGCGTCCAACTGGACGACTCTCTGAATCAGATCGACGTCCAGATCAAGCGCTGCAAGCGCATTACCCACAACCTGCTGCGCTTTTCCCGCCGCACGCAGTCGGTTATCGACACGGTGGACATCAACGCCTTTATCGGTGAGGTGGTCGACCTGATGGCACGGGAGGCCAAGTCTTCCGGCATCAGCTTTCTCGAGGAGTTGTCACCCGAGGTCCCGCCGATTCTGTCGGACCTGTCCCAGTTGCAGCAGGTTTTCCTCAACCTCATCACCAACGCCATCGACGCCCATGAGAACAAACAATACGGTTCCATCTCCATCCGCACCAATTACCTGGAACCCGATGGCATCGTGGAGATCGTGGTTTCGGATACCGGCAGCGGCATTCCGGAAGAAAAGCTGGCCAAAATTTTCGACCCCTTCTTCACCACCAAACCCATGGGGCGGGGAACGGGTCTTGGCCTTTCGATCTGTTACGGCATCATCCAGCGACTGGGCGGTGAGATCAGCGTGAAAAGCGTTGTCAACCAGGGAACCGATTTCACCATCCGGCTGCCATTGCGGTCGCCGGATGCCCAGCCCGATTCTGTCCATGCATATGACCAACAAGTGGAAAAGGCCGCATAA
- a CDS encoding isoamylase early set domain-containing protein: MTNILSMRSNYNAMQSNANPWGTITSRTTKYRRGAMGIQKQFLKRKPICKVTFKIAKAVANASQSAHVVGEFNGWSISATPMKKLKNGAFKTTVDLKIGRSYQFRYLLDKYNWENDPEADGLLPTPFGDSRNSVIRL, encoded by the coding sequence TTGACCAATATTTTATCCATGAGAAGCAACTATAATGCGATGCAAAGCAATGCTAATCCATGGGGGACCATCACATCTCGAACAACAAAATATAGGAGGGGAGCAATGGGTATCCAAAAACAATTTTTAAAGCGCAAACCGATATGTAAGGTTACCTTCAAAATTGCAAAAGCAGTTGCCAATGCAAGTCAAAGCGCTCACGTCGTGGGGGAGTTCAACGGCTGGTCGATTTCCGCAACCCCCATGAAAAAACTGAAGAACGGGGCTTTCAAAACAACCGTCGATCTTAAGATCGGCCGGTCTTATCAGTTCCGGTATCTTTTAGACAAATATAATTGGGAAAATGATCCCGAAGCCGACGGGCTTTTGCCCACGCCGTTTGGCGACAGCCGGAATTCGGTAATTCGTCTATAA